A window of Actinomadura viridis genomic DNA:
GGGACTGTCCTTCGGCGCCGTGCAACTGTGCCAGGTCAACATGACCCAAGCGGCCGCTCCCGAGACCTTCGAAGCGGCCATGTCGCTCAACACCATGGCCTACAACACCTCCATCGCGATCGGCGCGCTCGTCGGCGGGTTGTTCGCCGACCACCTCAGCGTCACCAGCGTCGTCTGGTTCGCGGTGGCGCTGACCGCCGCCTCACTGCTCCTGACGCTCGGCACCGGCCGCAACGCCGCCGCCCCCGTCCCCGGCGAGGCGTCGGCCGCCGTCGAGCAAGCCACCCCGCCTTCGCGATGAAGGCTCGCGGCGGAGAAGGGGGCGGCCTAGGGGCGCAGCGGGATCTCGTAGTGGACGGTCTGGAAATGGTCGGGGTTGCCGTCCCGCTCGTCGTGGACGACTTCCGCGACGGATCTCCAGAACGGTTCGGCGCCGTCGCTGCGGGTGTCGCTGTGCAGATAGAGGCGTTCGTATCCGGGAGTCGCGGCGACGAAGTCGCGAGCACGGCCGACCAGTGCGCGGGCCAGGCCGTTCCTGCGGTGTTCGCGGCGGACGTACACGCGGAAGAGCTGGGCGGTGCGGTGGTCGGGGTAGCGCTCGGTGAGCCAGGCGGGGTGGGGCGGGTTGCGGGGGCCCTGCGCGCGTACGGCGGCCGTTCCCACGATCTGGCCGCCGCGGGCGGCGACGAACAGCGCGTGGCGCGGCGTACGCAGGTACGTCTCTTCCAGGTCGATGACGTCGCGGTGCCATTCGGGCCGGTAGCCGTAGCCGAGGTCACGGTAGAAGGTGTCGAGCATGACGCCGCGCGCGCCGTCGAGGTCCTCGGGGCGGGCATCGCGGATCTCGTAGGTCACGTGGTGACTCCTGTTCGGGTCGGGTGGTCGCCCAGCAGGGCC
This region includes:
- a CDS encoding GNAT family N-acetyltransferase, encoding MTYEIRDARPEDLDGARGVMLDTFYRDLGYGYRPEWHRDVIDLEETYLRTPRHALFVAARGGQIVGTAAVRAQGPRNPPHPAWLTERYPDHRTAQLFRVYVRREHRRNGLARALVGRARDFVAATPGYERLYLHSDTRSDGAEPFWRSVAEVVHDERDGNPDHFQTVHYEIPLRP